One stretch of Eupeodes corollae chromosome 2, idEupCoro1.1, whole genome shotgun sequence DNA includes these proteins:
- the LOC129945589 gene encoding inositol monophosphatase 1 has protein sequence MSSTTMAEDDKDVQKCFEVALELVYKAGNIILERKNSRKSFVCKEGDIDLVTETDKQVEKLLMNGLKAQFKSHKFIGEEESAGGVTARLTDAPTWIIDPVDGTMNFVHGFPHSCISIALVINQVTEIGIVYNPMLNQKFTAIRGEGAFYNDKLINVSGEKDPKKALVTSEFGTTRDPEKLKVVIENFNKMAALVHGIRSLGSAALNMVMVAMGAADVNYEFGIHAWDVAAGDLIVREAGGVTIDPAGGEFDMMSRRVIAASSMELAQEIAKNLTQFYPQPRDD, from the exons ATGAGTTCAACAACAATGGCTGAAGACGATAAAGATGTCCAGAAATGTTTTGAAGTTGCTCTGGAACTAGTTTACAAAGCTGGAAAT ATTATTTTGGAGCGTAAAAACAGCCGGAAGAGTTTCGTTTGCAAAGAAGGTGACATTGACCTTGTAACCGAAACAGATAAACAAGTCGAGAAATTGTTGATGAATGGTTTGAAGGCTCAATTTAAATCTcacaa atTTATTGGAGAAGAGGAGAGCGCCGGTGGTGTTACTGCAAGACTTACAGATGCTCCCACTTGGATAATCGATCCTGTTGATGGTACAATGAACTTTGTTCATGGCTTCCCACATTCTTGTATCTCTATTGCTCTGGTCATAAATCAAGTTACTGAAATTGGAATTGTTTACAATCCAATGTTGAATCAGAAATTCACAGCAATCCGTGGAGAGGGTGCATTCTATAATGATAAACTAATTAACGTTAGTGGTGAAAAGGATCCAAAAAAAGCTCTGGTAACTAGCGAATTTGGAACAACACGTGATCCAGAGAAGTTAAAGGTTGTTAtagaaaatttcaataaaatggcAGCTTTAGTTCATGG CATTCGTTCTCTTGGTTCGGCTGCTTTAAATATGGTCATGGTTGCAATGGGTGCAGCTGATGTCAACTATGAGTTTGGTATTCATGCTTGGGATGTTGCTGCTGGAGATTTGATTGTTCGTGAAGCTGGAGGAGTAACAATCGATCCAGCTGGCGGAGAATTCGATATGATGTCGCGACGAGTAATAGCGGCTTCTAGTATGGAGTTAGCTCAAGAAATTGCTAAAAATCTTACACAGTTCTATCCTCAACCCAGAGATGATTAA